One window of the Sulfitobacter alexandrii genome contains the following:
- the coaD gene encoding pantetheine-phosphate adenylyltransferase: MRIGLYPGTFDPITLGHIDIIRRASRLVDKLVIGVAINRDKGPLFDLDERVAMIEDECAQLTRETGVEVVVHPFENLLINCARDVGAQIIVRGLRAVADFEYEYQMVGMNRQLDDSIETVFLMAEATHQAIASKLVKEIARLEGDVSKFVTPSVNAKLLERFG, from the coding sequence ATGCGCATCGGCCTTTATCCCGGCACCTTCGACCCGATCACACTCGGGCACATCGACATCATCCGCCGGGCCTCGAGGCTGGTGGACAAGCTCGTGATCGGGGTGGCGATCAACCGCGACAAGGGGCCGTTGTTCGACCTCGATGAACGGGTCGCGATGATCGAGGACGAATGTGCCCAGCTGACCCGCGAGACCGGGGTCGAGGTCGTCGTTCATCCGTTCGAGAACCTGCTGATCAACTGCGCCCGCGACGTCGGCGCGCAGATCATCGTGCGCGGCCTGCGCGCCGTTGCCGACTTTGAATACGAATACCAGATGGTCGGCATGAACCGCCAGCTTGACGATAGCATCGAGACGGTCTTCCTGATGGCCGAGGCGACGCACCAGGCGATCGCCAGCAAACTGGTCAAGGAGATTGCCCGCCTCGAGGGCGACGTGAGCAAGTTCGTCACGCCCAGTGTCAACGCCAAGCTCTTGGAACGGTTCGGCTGA
- the trpE gene encoding anthranilate synthase component I, producing MTLTPAFEEFATGYGAGENQIVYTRLAADLDTPVSLMLKLTGASENAFVLESVTGGEVRGRYSIIGMKPDLIWRCRGETSALNRAARYDADAFEDMPGNPLDVLRDVIAESRINLPEGMPQAAAGLFGYLGYDMIRLVEHLPDVNPDPLGLPDAVMVRPSVIAVLDGVKGEVTVVSPAWVSEGQSARAAYAQAAERVMDAVRDMERAMPATSRDLGDADEAPAPVSNFTRDGYKAAVEKARDYIAAGDIFQVVPSQRWAQGFTQAPFTLYRSLRRTNPSPFMFYFNFGGFHVVGASPEILVRVFDNQITIRPVAGTRPRGATPEEDRALEADLLLDEKELAEHLMLLDLGRNDVGRVARVGTVRPTEEFVVERYSHVMHIVSNVVGELREDCDALDAFFAGMPAGTVSGAPKVRAMEIIDELEPEKRGLYGGGVGYFSAGGDMDMCIALRTAVIKDETLYIQAGGGVVYDSDPEAEYMETVHKSNAIRRAAADAARFGGTGNR from the coding sequence ATGACACTCACCCCGGCCTTCGAAGAATTTGCCACGGGTTACGGCGCGGGCGAGAACCAGATCGTCTATACCCGGCTTGCCGCCGATCTCGACACGCCCGTGTCGCTGATGCTGAAACTCACCGGCGCCTCAGAGAATGCCTTTGTCCTCGAGTCGGTGACCGGTGGCGAAGTGCGCGGGCGCTATTCGATCATCGGCATGAAGCCCGACCTGATATGGCGCTGCCGGGGCGAGACCTCGGCGCTCAACCGTGCCGCCCGCTACGATGCTGACGCGTTCGAGGACATGCCGGGCAACCCGCTGGACGTGCTGCGCGACGTCATCGCGGAAAGCCGGATCAACCTGCCCGAAGGGATGCCACAGGCAGCGGCGGGACTGTTCGGATACCTCGGGTACGACATGATCCGGCTGGTCGAGCATCTGCCGGACGTGAACCCCGACCCGCTGGGCCTGCCCGATGCGGTGATGGTGCGCCCTTCGGTGATCGCAGTTCTGGACGGCGTCAAGGGCGAGGTCACCGTGGTCTCTCCCGCATGGGTGTCCGAGGGCCAGTCGGCGCGCGCCGCCTATGCGCAGGCCGCCGAAAGGGTCATGGACGCGGTGCGGGACATGGAACGGGCGATGCCCGCCACCTCGCGCGATCTGGGCGACGCGGACGAGGCACCGGCGCCGGTAAGCAACTTTACCCGCGACGGGTACAAGGCCGCGGTGGAAAAGGCGCGCGACTACATCGCGGCCGGCGACATCTTTCAGGTCGTGCCAAGCCAACGCTGGGCGCAGGGGTTCACCCAGGCCCCGTTCACGCTCTACCGCAGCCTGCGCCGCACCAACCCGTCGCCCTTCATGTTCTACTTCAATTTCGGCGGCTTCCACGTGGTCGGCGCGAGCCCGGAAATCCTCGTGCGGGTGTTCGACAACCAGATCACAATCCGGCCCGTCGCGGGCACCCGGCCCCGCGGGGCGACACCCGAAGAGGACCGGGCGCTGGAAGCCGATCTGCTGCTGGATGAAAAGGAGCTGGCGGAGCACCTGATGCTGCTCGATCTCGGCCGCAACGACGTGGGCCGCGTCGCCCGGGTGGGCACGGTCCGGCCGACCGAGGAATTCGTCGTCGAACGCTACAGTCACGTGATGCACATCGTCTCCAACGTGGTGGGCGAGCTGCGCGAGGATTGCGACGCCCTCGATGCCTTCTTTGCCGGAATGCCCGCCGGAACGGTATCCGGTGCGCCCAAGGTCCGCGCGATGGAGATCATCGACGAGCTCGAACCCGAGAAGCGCGGGCTCTACGGGGGCGGTGTCGGCTATTTCAGCGCCGGCGGCGACATGGACATGTGCATCGCGCTGAGGACAGCCGTCATCAAGGACGAAACGCTTTACATCCAGGCCGGCGGCGGCGTGGTCTACGACAGCGATCCGGAGGCGGAGTACATGGAAACCGTGCACAAATCCAACGCCATCCGCCGGGCGGCCGCCGATGCCGCGCGGTTCGGCGGCACGGGCAACCGGTAA
- a CDS encoding succinylglutamate desuccinylase/aspartoacylase family protein gives MSAPRAPFEIAGQTVAPGSSLGVDLPVSTLPDHTPVHLSIEVHHGKRPGPTMFVSAAVHGDEVIGVEILRRLLRAPQLKSLRGTLLVIPVVNSFGFLSRSRYLPDRRDLNRCFPGHPSGSLGARLAHIFLQDVVLRCDFGIDLHSAAIHRTNLPQVRVSPSDKVTQKMALDFGAPVVLTSGLRDGSLRAVAGKHGVPILLYEAGEGLRFDEMAVRAGVAGILRVMRGQDMLPAKGIAPARVAPYLCTSSYWLRAPAGGLLRTFRAEGETVEAGDVLATVSDPFGAVETDLVAPEPGILIGRAILPVVNEGDAVFHLAKLGPKAAEATVGDLATQLESDPLFDEDEII, from the coding sequence ATGAGCGCCCCCCGCGCGCCTTTCGAGATCGCCGGGCAGACCGTCGCGCCGGGCAGCAGCCTCGGGGTGGACCTGCCCGTCTCCACCCTGCCCGACCACACGCCGGTGCACCTGTCGATCGAGGTCCATCACGGCAAGCGCCCCGGCCCCACGATGTTCGTCAGCGCCGCCGTACACGGGGACGAGGTGATCGGCGTGGAGATCCTGCGCCGCCTGCTCCGGGCGCCACAACTCAAATCCCTGCGCGGCACGCTTCTGGTAATTCCGGTCGTGAATTCCTTCGGGTTTCTCAGCCGGTCCCGCTACCTGCCCGACCGGCGCGACCTCAACCGCTGCTTTCCCGGCCATCCTTCGGGTTCGCTGGGGGCGCGACTGGCGCACATCTTTCTTCAGGACGTCGTGTTGCGCTGCGATTTCGGGATCGACCTGCACTCCGCCGCGATCCACCGCACCAACCTGCCTCAGGTGCGGGTCTCGCCCTCCGACAAGGTCACGCAGAAGATGGCGCTGGATTTCGGCGCGCCGGTCGTGCTGACATCCGGACTGCGCGACGGCTCCCTGCGCGCGGTCGCGGGCAAGCACGGCGTCCCGATCCTGCTCTACGAGGCGGGCGAAGGGCTGCGGTTCGACGAAATGGCCGTCCGCGCCGGGGTTGCGGGCATCCTCAGGGTGATGCGCGGACAGGACATGCTGCCCGCCAAGGGCATCGCGCCCGCGCGGGTCGCCCCCTATCTCTGCACGTCCTCGTACTGGCTCCGGGCCCCGGCTGGCGGCCTGCTGCGGACATTCCGCGCCGAGGGCGAGACCGTCGAGGCCGGCGATGTGCTGGCCACCGTCTCCGATCCCTTCGGCGCGGTCGAGACCGATCTGGTGGCGCCCGAACCCGGCATCCTGATCGGCCGCGCGATCCTGCCCGTGGTGAACGAGGGAGACGCGGTGTTTCATCTGGCCAAACTCGGCCCCAAGGCGGCAGAGGCCACGGTGGGCGACCTTGCCACGCAGCTCGAAAGCGACCCCCTGTTCGACGAGGACGAAATCATCTGA
- the gap gene encoding type I glyceraldehyde-3-phosphate dehydrogenase — translation MTIRLGINGFGRIGRSVLRALMSRAPGDFEVVAINDLAPLETAAHLFEFDSVHGTYPGTVTLGTGTMDVGRGPIRVTAEPRPERLNWQDVDIALECTGHMTDPVHAEAHLRNGAGRVLISGPAKGEARTVVYGINHDSLTATDRIVSNGSCTTNCLVPMVDILHRAFGIARGMMTTVHCYTNSQSLTDAAHEDLYRARAGALSMVPTSTSASRTLDLVLPHLAGRITSHAIRVPTPDVSCCDLVVTVDRPATVEAVNDAFRAAAAQGPLKGVVGVTDRKLVSSDFRGNPHSAVFATDQTRVQDGTLLRVLAWYDNEWAFSNRMLDTAGVIASRM, via the coding sequence ATGACCATCAGGCTGGGGATCAACGGGTTCGGGCGCATCGGCCGCTCGGTGCTGCGGGCGCTCATGTCGCGCGCGCCCGGCGACTTCGAAGTCGTGGCAATCAACGATCTCGCGCCGTTGGAGACGGCGGCGCATCTCTTCGAGTTCGACTCGGTCCATGGCACCTACCCCGGCACGGTGACACTGGGGACGGGCACGATGGACGTGGGCCGTGGCCCGATCCGCGTCACGGCCGAGCCGCGGCCCGAGCGGCTGAACTGGCAGGACGTGGACATCGCGCTGGAATGTACCGGCCACATGACGGATCCGGTCCACGCCGAGGCGCATCTGCGGAACGGCGCGGGGCGGGTGCTTATTTCGGGCCCGGCCAAGGGCGAGGCCCGGACGGTGGTCTACGGGATCAACCACGACAGCCTCACGGCGACGGACAGGATCGTCTCGAACGGGTCGTGCACCACCAATTGCCTTGTGCCGATGGTGGATATTCTGCACCGCGCTTTCGGGATCGCACGCGGGATGATGACGACGGTCCATTGCTATACCAACTCGCAAAGCCTGACGGATGCCGCGCACGAAGATCTCTACCGCGCCCGCGCCGGGGCCTTGTCGATGGTGCCGACCTCCACCAGCGCCTCGCGCACGCTGGACCTGGTGCTGCCCCATCTTGCCGGACGTATCACCAGCCACGCCATCCGGGTGCCCACGCCGGACGTTTCATGCTGCGATCTGGTGGTGACCGTTGACCGGCCCGCCACCGTGGAGGCCGTGAACGACGCGTTTCGCGCGGCCGCGGCGCAGGGGCCGCTGAAAGGCGTCGTCGGGGTGACCGACCGCAAACTGGTGTCGAGCGATTTTCGCGGCAACCCGCATTCGGCGGTCTTTGCCACCGACCAGACGCGCGTTCAGGACGGCACCCTGTTGCGGGTGCTGGCCTGGTACGACAATGAATGGGCGTTCTCCAACAGGATGCTGGACACGGCGGGCGTGATCGCCAGCCGCATGTAG
- a CDS encoding CBS domain-containing protein, producing the protein MLVSQILKSKSDDAVVTCPPSMLISEAAKMLSEKRIGTLVISDDGKTPRGILSERDIVRELGRQGAGCMDMTVDKLMTTKLVTCSRDERADAILQKMTDGRFRHMPVIEDGALVGLISLGDVVKARLTELSMEKNALEGMIMGH; encoded by the coding sequence ATGCTCGTGTCGCAAATTCTCAAGTCGAAGTCGGATGATGCGGTGGTGACCTGCCCGCCGTCGATGCTGATTTCCGAGGCGGCGAAGATGTTGTCGGAGAAACGGATCGGCACGCTGGTGATCTCCGACGACGGCAAGACCCCCAGAGGCATCCTGTCGGAACGCGACATCGTGCGGGAACTGGGCCGCCAGGGGGCTGGATGCATGGACATGACGGTGGACAAGCTGATGACCACCAAGCTCGTCACCTGCAGCAGGGACGAACGCGCCGACGCGATCTTGCAGAAGATGACGGACGGCCGTTTTCGCCACATGCCGGTCATCGAGGACGGCGCGCTGGTCGGGCTGATCTCGCTCGGTGACGTGGTCAAGGCGCGGCTGACCGAACTTTCGATGGAGAAGAACGCGCTCGAAGGCATGATCATGGGTCACTGA